In one Gossypium hirsutum isolate 1008001.06 chromosome D09, Gossypium_hirsutum_v2.1, whole genome shotgun sequence genomic region, the following are encoded:
- the LOC121220724 gene encoding uncharacterized protein, with product MDIAPDRIVLQNMEKKPNESFRHYAQRWREVAAQVQPPLLEKEITMLFINTLKAPFLNHMLGSATKSFSDIVMSREMIENAKRCSKIEAGESTKRSAPRKKEHEINNTSTFNRDHSKSITVGQARAVTANQQIFSTQESNPRPKWYDASVQCEYHAGTKGHSIENCTAFKKLVERLINLGIVKIGDSSGPNVAENPLPNHDNKGVNVIIEYGGRRVKANIAEIKTPLEWVWKQMMKRGLIKQGSIERPEGTRKFCEFHAEESHDIQECTEFRTMVQNLMDNKELEFYEEIKGLEVGDVYAAEEGSTGKAQKANYPVVIISKPISRELGTQIAPKEKRAWKSLAVELGKAKADKIEPRVNQPVTENEAKEFLKFLKHSEYSVVEQLHKQQARISVLELLLSSEVHRNALIKVLNETYVTSNISVNKLDRLVNNISADNFIFFNDDEIPPGGRGATKALHITARCGEYTLAGVLIDNGSALNVLPLSTLNRLPVDSSHMKSCQNIVRAFDGTERKVMGRIEIPLLIGPNTYEVDFLVMDIKPSYNCLLGRPWIHSAGAVPSSLHQKLKLVTEGWLVTVDAEEDIIASVTSGAPYVGVDDDTVECSFRSLEFVNATFVTEGKKIPMPSISRATKMGLQMTVGKGAVPERGLGRCLQERIEAPVVKDKQDHFGLGFKPNAKQRRKELEKRQERRKARLNGKEVDWEPMALPHISRTFISGGTMYSGLKTPRKKITEEMLENLSINAIFEEKSEEGSTSGIYPIEPGSEEKQILPHEETIETVILEEGKVVKIGTSITEEVKQDLIELLRELKDVFA from the exons ATGGATATAGCACCCGATCGAATTGTattgcaaaacatggaaaagaagcctaatgAGAGTTTCCGGCATTatgctcagagatggagggaagtAGCAGCGCAAGTTCAACCACCACTTTTAGAGAAGGAGATAACCATGCTTTTTATCAATACCCTGAAAGCTCCATTTCTCAATCACATGCTAGGCAGTGCCACTAAAAGCTTTTCAGACATAGTGATGTCTAGAGAAATGATAGAGAACGCCAAAAGATGCAGCAAGATTGAGGCAGGAGAAAGTACTAAAAGGTCAGCACCAAGGAAGAAGGAGCATGAGATAAACAATACAAGCACGTTTAACAGGGACCATTCTAAATCAATCACAGTGGGGCAAGCCAGAGCAGTAACCGCTAATCAGCAAATTTTTTCGACACAGGAATCCAATCCAAGGCCAAAG TGGTATGACGCAAGCGTTCAATGCGAGTATCACGCGGGGACCAAGGGgcactcaattgaaaactgcacTGCATTCAAGAAGTTAGTTGAAAGACTTATCAATTTGGGGATCGTAAAGATAGGTGACTCATCAGGACCGAATGTAGCAGAGAATCCGTTGCCCAACCATGATAATAAAGGGGTGAATGTGATAATTGAATATGGAGGAAGGAGAGTCAAAGCCAACATAGCAGAGATAAAGACCCCCCTTGAATGGGTTTGGAAACAAATGATGAAAAGAGGTCTCATCAAGCAAGGTTCAATAGAAAGGCCTGAAGGAACAAGGAAGTTTTGTGAATTCCATGCAGAAGAAAGCCATGACATCCAAGAATGCACCGAGTTCAGAACCATGGTGCAAAACTTAATGGATAACAAAGAATTGGAGTTTTATGAAGAGATTAAGGGACTAGAAGTAGGAGATGTTTATGCTGCAGAAGAAGGATCTACGGGGAAAGCCCAAAAGGCTAATTAtccagtggtgattatttcaaaaCCAATAAGCAGAGAACTTGGAACACAAATAGCACCaaag GAGAAGAGAGCTTG GAAAAGCTTAGCGGTTGAATTGGGAAAAGCAAAAGCAGACAAAATTGAGCCGCGTGTCAATCAGCCGGTAACTGAAAATGAGGCTaaagaatttctaaaattcttaaaacataGCGAGTACAGCGTGGTAGAACAATTACATAAGCAACAGGCTCGTATCTCGGTGCTTGAATTGCTTCTAAGTTCAGAggtacatcgtaatgcgttgattaaggtgctaaatgaaacttatgtcacTAGCAATATCTCAGTGAATAAGTTGGACCGTTTGGTTAACAATatcagtgctgacaatttcattttctttaatgatgatgaaataccgccggGGGGAAGAGGAGCCACCAAAGCATTACATATCACTGCTCGCTGCGGGGAGTATACGTTAGCGGGAGTGCtaattgataatggatcagcCTTGAATGTTTTACCCCTATCTACCTTAAATAGGTTACCGGTGGATAGTTcccacatgaaatcatgccagaatatagtgagagcatttgatggtaccGAAAGGAAGGTGATGGGAAGAATAGAAATACCCCTCTTGATTGGCCCGAATACATACGAAGTAGATTTcttagtgatggatatcaagccttcgTATAATTGCTTGCTGGGGAGACCATGGATTCATTCAGCAGGGGCGGTGCCTTCATCATTACACCAGAAGTTGAAATTAGTGACAGAAGGCTGGTTAGTTACGGTTGACGCTgaggaagacatcattgcatcggtAACCAGTGGCGCACCATATGTGGGAGTAGATGATGATACAGTCGAATGTTCTTTTCGATCCTTAGAGTTCGTAAATGCAACTTTTGTCACCGAGGGAAAGAAAATCCCAATGCCCAGCATATCTAGAGCCACAAAGATGGGACTACAAATGACAGTTGGGAAAGGAGCTGTGCCTGAAAGAGGACTGGGAAGATGCCTTCAAGAAAGGATAGAGGCACCAGTGGTGAAAGACAAACAAGACCattttggtttaggatttaaacCAAATGCCAAGCAGAGAAGGAAAGAGTTAGAGAAAAGGCAAGAGAGGAGgaaggcgcgtttgaatggaaAAGAAGTTGACTGGGAACCTATGGCTCTCCCCCACATATCCAGGACATTCATATCGGGAGGAACCATGTATTCTGGACTGAAGACTCCAAGAAAGAAGATCACAGAGGAAATGTTAGAAAACTTGAGCATCAATGCCATATTTGAAGAAAAATCTGAAGAAGGAAGTACATCAGGCATCTATCCCATTGAACCCGGGAGt gaagagaaacagattctacctcaCGAGGAGACGATAGAGACAGTGATCCTTGAAGAGGGAAAGGTGGTAAAGATTGGCACAAGCATAActgaagaagtaaaacaagaccTCATTGAACTGCTTCGAGAgctcaaagatgtcttcgcatag